One window of the Reyranella humidisoli genome contains the following:
- a CDS encoding glycosyltransferase family 2 protein has product MGNRVSIVIPTHNRASLLRRALVCVQSQTLRDKEIVVVVDGSTDDTLSMLETSFPDVKVVHHPSSKGPSAARNAGVAAASGDWIFFHDDDDLMHPSHLAELLAATLAAPPHSLVAGRSRDFAVRDDDIVFSPPVWTAAERSDTDTLIQFLEPTALRTITHTTILWPRRLFDTEKWDETLSFYEDFDLCGRAILSGLHVIGREVGMYYIRVHAAPRITHAGDDTNQLLWSARYWLKWAAILRDHPEHRACAEALRNGLMDSLIRLSIVAAGQTYMPQLAAAFREWGGGRYYVTPRPRSALKRKVGDAVLNLAGFRALHLMLGAAETLRPKEAPYLDRLQAPASEADRQDALYIGRYETEAEAQTAAERSRATIASSASR; this is encoded by the coding sequence GTGGGAAACAGGGTCAGTATCGTCATACCGACGCACAACCGCGCGTCGCTGCTGCGGCGCGCACTGGTTTGCGTGCAATCGCAGACTTTGCGGGACAAGGAAATCGTCGTCGTCGTCGATGGGTCGACCGACGATACGCTGTCGATGCTCGAAACCTCCTTTCCCGACGTGAAGGTCGTCCATCACCCATCGTCGAAAGGCCCCAGTGCCGCGCGCAACGCGGGCGTCGCCGCCGCGTCGGGTGACTGGATATTCTTCCACGACGATGACGACCTGATGCATCCCTCGCATCTGGCGGAGCTTCTGGCGGCCACGCTGGCAGCTCCTCCCCACTCGCTCGTCGCGGGCCGGTCGCGCGACTTCGCCGTCCGGGACGACGACATCGTCTTCAGCCCGCCGGTCTGGACGGCGGCGGAGCGGTCCGACACCGACACGCTGATCCAGTTCCTCGAGCCCACGGCGCTGCGCACCATCACCCACACCACGATCCTGTGGCCGCGCCGCCTGTTCGACACGGAAAAGTGGGACGAGACCCTGAGCTTCTACGAGGATTTCGACCTGTGCGGCCGGGCCATCCTGTCGGGCCTGCACGTGATCGGTCGAGAAGTCGGCATGTACTATATCCGCGTCCATGCCGCGCCACGGATCACCCACGCCGGCGACGACACCAACCAGCTCCTGTGGTCGGCGCGCTACTGGCTGAAGTGGGCGGCAATCCTGCGCGACCATCCCGAGCACCGGGCCTGCGCCGAAGCCCTGCGCAACGGTTTGATGGACAGTCTGATCCGGCTGTCCATCGTCGCGGCGGGCCAGACCTACATGCCACAACTCGCCGCCGCTTTCCGGGAATGGGGCGGCGGGCGCTACTACGTGACGCCCCGGCCGCGCAGCGCCCTGAAACGCAAAGTCGGCGACGCCGTCCTGAACCTGGCGGGCTTTCGCGCGCTACACCTGATGCTCGGTGCGGCCGAAACGCTCCGGCCCAAGGAAGCGCCCTATCTCGACAGGCTGCAGGCCCCGGCCAGCGAGGCCGATCGGCAGGATGCCCTCTACATCGGCAGGTATGAGACCGAGGCCGAGGCTCAAACCGCCGCGGAGCGAAGCCGCGCCACCATCGCTTCGAGCGCCAGCAGGTAG
- a CDS encoding pyridoxamine 5'-phosphate oxidase family protein produces the protein MPVEPSPFLPFNADERAAQRRAGIATGRTAPIRPFMPEQHRAFFALLQYLFTATPDAEGWPMASVLTGLPGFIAAPDATTLRIGALPRTGDPAAPGFAVGAEIGLLGLDLATRRRNRANGRIVNRDNGLTVHIAQSFGNCPQYIQTRTVTAAKAASTAGESPAVILDGLDEAARELIESADTFFVASRGRSELGAEGGFDMSHRGGRPGFVAVQGDTLVIPDFRGNGFFNTLGNLLGDPRAGLLFIDFNTGDLLQLQGTVAIDWQPEGSEPAGAERLWRVQVKRAWRTRSAFASQSTFGEFAPSTLHTGTW, from the coding sequence ATGCCCGTCGAGCCGTCACCCTTCCTGCCTTTCAACGCCGATGAGCGGGCCGCTCAGCGGCGCGCGGGTATTGCGACCGGCCGCACCGCGCCCATTCGCCCGTTCATGCCGGAACAGCATCGCGCCTTCTTTGCGCTCCTGCAGTACCTGTTCACCGCCACGCCCGATGCCGAGGGCTGGCCGATGGCCTCGGTGCTGACGGGCCTGCCCGGCTTCATCGCCGCGCCCGACGCGACGACCCTGCGGATCGGCGCGCTGCCGCGCACCGGCGATCCCGCCGCCCCGGGGTTCGCCGTCGGTGCCGAGATCGGCCTGCTGGGTCTCGACCTCGCCACGCGGCGGCGCAATCGCGCCAACGGGCGGATCGTCAACCGCGACAACGGCCTGACGGTGCACATCGCCCAGAGCTTCGGCAACTGCCCGCAGTACATCCAGACGCGCACCGTCACCGCAGCCAAAGCCGCCTCAACGGCGGGCGAATCCCCGGCTGTGATACTGGACGGATTGGACGAAGCCGCGCGCGAACTCATCGAGTCAGCCGATACGTTCTTCGTCGCCAGCCGTGGCCGAAGCGAGCTTGGTGCCGAGGGTGGTTTCGACATGTCGCATCGCGGCGGACGGCCCGGCTTCGTCGCCGTACAGGGAGACACGCTCGTCATTCCCGACTTTCGCGGCAACGGTTTCTTCAACACGCTCGGCAACCTGCTGGGAGACCCCAGGGCCGGCCTGCTGTTCATCGACTTCAACACCGGCGACCTGCTGCAGCTCCAGGGCACCGTCGCGATCGATTGGCAACCGGAAGGAAGCGAGCCTGCCGGGGCGGAGCGGCTTTGGCGCGTGCAGGTCAAGCGCGCCTGGCGCACACGATCTGCATTTGCCTCGCAGTCAACTTTCGGTGAATTTGCACCAAGCACCCTCCATACGGGCACCTGGTAG
- a CDS encoding LysR family transcriptional regulator, whose protein sequence is MDRIDEFAIFVRIVEEGSLVRAARRLRRSPPAVTRALSALEDRIGTRLIDRTTRRLAPTEAGRALYERARAVVADYEAAASGAREVPVRGLLRIAAPVQFGRRHVAPLAARFLDRNAAIEIELLLNDRNVDLIDEGIDVAVRIGALADSSLTARPVGHVRRQWVASPAYLARHGVPENPSDLASHQALLGTSRGALDWSFAGRRRGAPLHLEGRFRTDDIETRLRAVRDGRGIAQFLSYQVADDLAAGRLVRLLRTFEAAALPVQLLTKGRVHRAPKVDAFLDFAAKRLSALPVLRSD, encoded by the coding sequence ATGGACCGCATCGACGAGTTCGCGATCTTCGTGCGCATCGTGGAAGAGGGAAGTCTCGTGCGGGCGGCCCGCCGACTGCGGCGCTCGCCGCCCGCAGTCACCCGAGCGCTTTCGGCACTCGAGGACCGGATCGGCACCCGGCTGATCGACCGGACCACGCGCCGTCTTGCGCCGACGGAAGCGGGACGCGCCCTTTATGAGCGGGCGCGCGCCGTCGTGGCCGATTACGAGGCGGCGGCCTCGGGTGCGCGCGAGGTACCCGTTCGCGGATTGCTGCGCATCGCCGCGCCGGTCCAGTTCGGACGCCGCCATGTGGCTCCACTGGCCGCCCGCTTTCTCGACAGGAACGCGGCAATCGAGATCGAACTGCTGCTGAACGACCGCAATGTCGATCTGATAGACGAGGGTATCGACGTGGCGGTGCGGATCGGGGCGCTGGCCGACTCCAGCCTCACGGCCCGGCCGGTCGGGCATGTGCGGCGGCAGTGGGTGGCGAGCCCGGCCTACCTCGCGCGTCACGGCGTGCCGGAAAATCCAAGCGATCTGGCGAGCCACCAGGCCCTGCTGGGTACGTCGCGGGGAGCGCTGGACTGGAGTTTTGCCGGGCGTCGTCGTGGAGCGCCTCTGCATCTTGAAGGACGCTTCCGGACCGATGACATCGAAACGAGACTTCGTGCCGTTCGAGACGGACGCGGGATTGCGCAATTCCTGTCCTATCAGGTGGCCGACGATCTTGCGGCCGGGCGCCTCGTGCGCCTGCTGCGCACCTTCGAGGCGGCGGCGCTGCCGGTGCAACTGTTGACGAAGGGCCGTGTCCATCGTGCGCCGAAGGTCGATGCCTTTCTCGATTTCGCGGCAAAGCGATTGTCCGCCTTGCCCGTGCTGCGCTCGGATTGA
- a CDS encoding DUF1428 domain-containing protein: MSYVDGFVLVVPKKKLAAYTKLARLAGKVWREHGALDYRECVADDLKVKFGLPFTKLVKVKAGETIMFSYIVYKSRSHRDKVNAKVMADPRMQEPPKDIPFDMKRMAYGGFKTIVA, translated from the coding sequence ATGTCCTATGTCGATGGCTTCGTTCTCGTCGTGCCGAAGAAGAAGCTGGCTGCCTACACGAAGCTGGCTCGCCTGGCCGGCAAGGTCTGGCGCGAGCACGGCGCCCTCGACTATCGCGAATGCGTCGCCGACGACCTCAAGGTCAAATTCGGCTTGCCGTTCACCAAGCTGGTGAAGGTCAAGGCGGGCGAGACGATCATGTTCTCCTACATCGTCTACAAGTCGCGATCGCATCGCGACAAGGTCAATGCCAAGGTGATGGCCGACCCGCGCATGCAGGAGCCGCCCAAGGACATTCCGTTCGACATGAAGCGCATGGCCTATGGCGGCTTCAAGACGATCGTCGCTTAG
- a CDS encoding DUF1194 domain-containing protein, giving the protein MARLVGLIALLFLALPAAAQDRKEVDLALVLAIDISGSIDPDEARLQREGYVEAFRDPVIVKAILGGNHGRIAVAYFEWSDSWIQKLLVDWTLLDSEAAIAAFTNRLADAPISISRRTSISGAIRYAIPMYGRIPYEAERKVLDISGDGSNNDGGLVTDIRRDALKERIIINGLPIMNGRPNPFGFPAEDDLDQYYLHCVTGGPRSFVEVARSFEDFPRAIRKKLLQEVADIGPLNDFDIGDLGAARDGVELAQSGGARRAVKADEDYTRFVRPEYELGCDVGERRSRDFWQRRFGVTPD; this is encoded by the coding sequence GTGGCCCGACTGGTTGGTCTGATCGCCCTTCTTTTCCTGGCGCTGCCGGCGGCTGCGCAGGACCGCAAGGAGGTCGACCTCGCGCTGGTGCTGGCCATCGACATCTCCGGCAGCATCGACCCCGACGAAGCCAGGCTGCAGCGCGAAGGCTACGTCGAGGCGTTCCGCGATCCCGTCATCGTCAAGGCGATCCTCGGCGGCAATCATGGCCGCATCGCCGTGGCCTATTTCGAATGGTCCGATTCCTGGATTCAGAAGCTGCTCGTGGACTGGACCCTGCTCGATTCGGAAGCCGCCATCGCGGCCTTCACCAATCGGCTCGCGGACGCGCCGATCTCGATCTCGCGCCGGACCTCGATCAGCGGTGCGATCCGCTACGCCATCCCGATGTACGGCCGAATCCCGTACGAGGCCGAGCGCAAGGTCCTCGACATTTCGGGCGACGGCTCGAACAACGATGGCGGACTGGTCACCGACATTCGCCGCGACGCGCTCAAGGAGCGGATCATCATCAACGGGCTGCCGATCATGAACGGCCGGCCAAACCCCTTCGGCTTCCCGGCCGAGGACGACCTCGACCAGTACTACCTGCACTGCGTAACCGGCGGCCCGCGCTCCTTCGTCGAGGTGGCGCGCAGTTTCGAGGATTTTCCCCGCGCCATCCGCAAGAAGCTGCTCCAGGAAGTGGCCGACATCGGTCCGCTGAACGACTTCGACATCGGCGATCTCGGGGCGGCGCGCGACGGAGTTGAACTGGCGCAGTCCGGCGGAGCGCGCCGCGCCGTCAAGGCCGACGAGGACTACACCCGATTCGTGCGCCCCGAATACGAGCTGGGCTGCGACGTCGGCGAACGGCGCTCCCGCGACTTCTGGCAGCGCCGCTTCGGCGTCACGCCGGACTGA
- a CDS encoding GFA family protein translates to MLNGSCLCGAVAYEADARVERIVHCHCHTCRKTHGTAFSSVTAVPRDSFRWLRGEDSLGAIESSPGKFRRFCGTCGSHVMAERVAQPVILLRLGCLDTEVRERPQLHIWRSDAAPWYDPKVDVPEKQEGV, encoded by the coding sequence ATGTTGAATGGAAGCTGTCTCTGCGGTGCCGTTGCCTACGAGGCCGACGCCCGCGTCGAGCGTATCGTGCATTGCCACTGCCATACCTGCCGCAAGACACATGGTACGGCCTTCTCATCCGTCACCGCCGTGCCGCGCGACAGTTTCCGCTGGCTGCGCGGCGAGGACTCGCTGGGCGCCATCGAATCCTCTCCCGGCAAGTTCCGCCGCTTCTGCGGCACGTGCGGTTCGCATGTGATGGCCGAGCGCGTGGCGCAACCCGTCATCCTGTTGCGGCTGGGTTGCCTCGACACGGAGGTGCGCGAGCGGCCACAGCTCCATATCTGGAGATCTGACGCAGCCCCCTGGTACGATCCGAAGGTCGACGTTCCAGAGAAGCAGGAGGGCGTGTGA
- a CDS encoding class I SAM-dependent methyltransferase: MNDATAQAIYFYDRHPMSGEIIKAKLRAARGHLDGVAPEELWPHDQDHYGGIAATDALAAAAAIGPGTEVADFCAGLGGTVRYLAHRYSADVTGIELTPSRVAAAQELIALVGLHDRARVRQGNVMDVPLADESMDVVVSQEALCHVPDHAKTLAEAFRVLRRGGRLAMTDWIANKPLSAQDASLMWDGMAIQPLETLASYGAIARSAGFQVEAATDLTQEWGPILQQRLAMYRRLREEARAAGTPMGHDAFHESYIRFVELISKRELGGIRLIAVK, translated from the coding sequence ATGAACGACGCGACTGCCCAGGCGATCTACTTCTACGACCGGCATCCGATGTCTGGGGAGATCATCAAGGCGAAGCTACGCGCGGCGCGTGGCCATCTCGATGGCGTCGCGCCGGAGGAACTCTGGCCACACGATCAGGATCACTATGGCGGCATCGCCGCGACCGATGCGCTGGCGGCGGCCGCGGCGATCGGGCCCGGCACCGAGGTCGCCGATTTCTGCGCCGGCCTCGGCGGCACCGTACGCTACCTCGCGCACCGTTACAGCGCCGACGTGACCGGTATCGAACTGACACCGTCGCGTGTCGCCGCCGCGCAGGAACTCATCGCACTGGTTGGTCTGCACGACCGTGCCCGCGTCCGGCAAGGCAATGTGATGGACGTCCCCTTGGCGGACGAGAGCATGGACGTCGTGGTGAGCCAGGAAGCGCTCTGCCATGTCCCCGATCATGCGAAGACACTTGCGGAGGCATTCCGCGTCCTGCGGAGAGGCGGACGCCTGGCCATGACGGATTGGATCGCCAACAAGCCGCTTTCCGCGCAGGACGCGAGCCTCATGTGGGACGGCATGGCGATCCAGCCCCTGGAGACGCTGGCGTCCTATGGCGCCATCGCCCGCTCTGCGGGCTTCCAGGTCGAAGCGGCTACCGACCTGACCCAAGAATGGGGACCGATCCTCCAGCAACGGCTAGCCATGTATCGGCGACTTCGGGAGGAAGCCCGCGCCGCCGGCACGCCGATGGGCCACGACGCATTCCACGAATCCTACATCCGGTTCGTCGAACTCATCTCGAAGCGCGAACTCGGCGGCATACGCCTGATAGCCGTGAAGTAG
- a CDS encoding FecR family protein has protein sequence MAASVPAAADAPRVGIASAVAGDPTGKPPDEVERLLHVGLDVQAGEVITTGAADRAHLLFLDGTALTISSQAQVTLDRFVYDSDRKLGELAVTATKGVFRLVGGKISKKTPVVVTTPSGTITIRGGIAMFSVEPTKTTATFVFGYEMTLTSQGRTRSVTAPGFQVSAMRGQSPGMVSRVERAGLADSIGRLEGNGGKRDGSGDRAVKAAGLAEANSAKGPNSTGPLQGGPAPAPQGPGGPPRPGGFEQGPGPMPPQPLAGGGAPRPAP, from the coding sequence GTGGCGGCGAGTGTTCCGGCGGCTGCCGATGCGCCGAGGGTCGGGATCGCTTCGGCAGTCGCGGGCGATCCGACGGGCAAGCCTCCGGACGAAGTTGAACGCCTCCTGCATGTCGGCCTCGACGTCCAGGCGGGAGAGGTCATCACCACCGGCGCCGCCGATCGTGCCCATCTCCTGTTCCTCGACGGCACGGCGCTGACGATCAGCAGCCAGGCACAGGTCACACTCGACAGGTTCGTCTACGATTCGGACAGGAAGCTGGGCGAGCTTGCCGTCACGGCAACGAAGGGCGTGTTCCGGCTGGTCGGCGGCAAGATCAGCAAGAAGACACCCGTCGTCGTCACGACGCCCTCCGGCACGATCACCATTCGCGGTGGCATCGCGATGTTCAGCGTCGAGCCGACGAAGACGACCGCGACCTTTGTCTTTGGCTACGAGATGACCCTGACGAGCCAGGGGCGCACCCGAAGCGTGACGGCGCCGGGCTTCCAGGTCAGTGCGATGCGCGGCCAGTCGCCCGGTATGGTGTCACGCGTGGAGCGGGCTGGGCTCGCCGACAGTATCGGCAGGCTGGAAGGAAACGGCGGCAAGCGCGACGGCAGCGGCGACCGCGCGGTGAAGGCGGCGGGTCTTGCGGAGGCCAATTCTGCGAAGGGTCCGAACTCGACGGGCCCCCTGCAGGGTGGGCCGGCACCGGCTCCGCAGGGGCCTGGCGGACCACCCCGTCCGGGCGGCTTCGAGCAGGGACCCGGTCCGATGCCACCCCAACCCCTGGCGGGCGGAGGCGCACCACGCCCCGCGCCATAG